One region of Mucilaginibacter gotjawali genomic DNA includes:
- a CDS encoding MFS transporter, which produces MNVGFFGIQYSFGLQQTAINPLYTFLHARADQLPLLNLAGPMTGLLIQPLIGALSDKTWHPRWGRRKPYFLMGAVFCSLCLFSFPFSRTLWMAAGLLWILDAANNTAMEPYRAFIADKLPDKQRALGFLTQSFFTGLGITLANLSLGFFKNIIAGETKTSTGQSGIPYWVFGSFFVGAVCSIVSVVWSVMTTPEIPPTEEELAELRARKKGFLEPMKEIFAAIGDMPSVMWKLALVYLFQWYAMFCYWQFVSLSIAKSVFHTTPDGNKELYEQAVVWAGKVNGFYNIITFTSAFGLVWLARKFSAKYVHIACLAMAGIGLLVFVHITDRMLLFAPMVGFGIAWASMMGVPYIMVVGNIPKERYGVYMGIINMMIVIPMILQTLSFGYVYKNFLGDNPTNAITFAGVLLLIAALATTRIKKDVVTDDIPMAAGGH; this is translated from the coding sequence ATGAATGTCGGTTTTTTTGGCATTCAGTACAGTTTCGGGTTGCAGCAAACGGCTATAAATCCTTTATATACTTTTTTGCATGCCCGCGCTGACCAATTGCCGCTGCTTAATTTGGCGGGGCCGATGACGGGCTTATTGATCCAACCCTTAATAGGCGCTTTAAGCGACAAAACCTGGCACCCGCGATGGGGAAGGCGTAAGCCCTATTTTTTAATGGGCGCCGTTTTTTGCAGCCTTTGCCTTTTTTCGTTCCCGTTTAGCCGCACGTTATGGATGGCGGCCGGACTGTTATGGATCCTGGACGCGGCCAACAATACCGCAATGGAGCCGTACCGCGCCTTTATTGCCGACAAATTGCCCGACAAACAACGCGCCCTGGGGTTTTTAACGCAAAGCTTTTTTACCGGCCTTGGTATAACGCTGGCTAACCTTTCGCTGGGTTTTTTTAAAAACATTATTGCCGGCGAAACTAAAACGAGCACCGGTCAATCGGGTATCCCGTACTGGGTATTTGGTTCTTTCTTTGTTGGCGCGGTTTGCTCCATCGTGTCAGTAGTTTGGTCGGTAATGACGACCCCGGAGATCCCGCCGACAGAAGAGGAACTCGCGGAGCTTCGCGCCCGCAAAAAAGGTTTCCTTGAACCCATGAAAGAGATTTTTGCCGCGATAGGTGACATGCCCTCGGTAATGTGGAAACTGGCCCTGGTTTACCTGTTCCAATGGTACGCCATGTTTTGTTACTGGCAGTTTGTATCATTAAGCATCGCAAAATCCGTATTCCATACCACGCCCGACGGCAACAAGGAATTGTATGAACAGGCGGTAGTTTGGGCAGGTAAAGTAAACGGCTTTTATAATATCATTACTTTTACGTCAGCATTCGGGCTGGTTTGGCTGGCGCGCAAATTCAGCGCCAAGTATGTGCACATCGCCTGCCTGGCTATGGCGGGGATCGGCTTGCTGGTATTTGTGCATATTACCGATAGAATGCTTTTATTCGCACCAATGGTTGGTTTTGGTATTGCCTGGGCAAGTATGATGGGCGTACCCTACATAATGGTGGTAGGTAATATCCCTAAAGAAAGATATGGCGTTTATATGGGTATTATTAATATGATGATTGTTATTCCCATGATCTTACAAACACTTAGCTTTGGTTATGTGTATAAAAATTTTCTTGGCGATAACCCTACCAATGCCATTACCTTTGCCGGGGTGCTGTTGCTTATTGCCGCTTTGGCAACAACCCGCATAAAAAAGGATGTAGTAACTGACGATATCCCTATGGCTGCGGGCGGTCATTAA
- a CDS encoding alpha/beta hydrolase: protein MKKYLLIIACSMSVIAKAQVPAEIRLWPQNRLIDTANGHKLVEHDLSKPGEELVAGKDVIRLAEVTNPTIKIFTPKNPNGTAVIVCPGGGYYILALDLEGTELCNWYNSIGVTAILLKYRVPAPPGKLRYELPLQDAQRAVGLVRSNAAKWGIKPDHIGIMGFSAGGHLSALVSNSYAKRTYEQVDEADNESCRPDFTILVYPAYLVNDKEDGKLAPEIQVSANTPPTFIMQTEDDPINVENALYYYLALKKAGVSAEMHLYPSGGHGYGIRNKTGGTAVYPQLIEKWLAGNKF from the coding sequence ATGAAAAAGTATTTACTTATTATCGCATGTTCAATGAGTGTAATTGCAAAAGCCCAGGTACCCGCAGAGATCAGGCTGTGGCCCCAAAACCGGCTGATCGATACCGCTAACGGCCATAAACTGGTGGAGCATGATTTGAGCAAACCCGGCGAAGAGTTAGTTGCAGGGAAAGATGTGATACGCCTGGCAGAGGTTACCAACCCGACGATAAAGATCTTTACACCCAAAAATCCAAACGGAACAGCAGTTATTGTTTGTCCGGGTGGCGGTTATTATATCCTTGCCCTTGATCTTGAAGGTACCGAGCTGTGTAACTGGTATAATTCCATTGGGGTTACCGCAATCCTTTTAAAATACCGTGTACCCGCTCCTCCCGGAAAATTGAGGTACGAATTGCCTTTGCAGGATGCGCAAAGAGCTGTCGGTTTGGTGAGGTCAAATGCTGCAAAATGGGGTATCAAACCAGATCATATCGGGATCATGGGCTTTTCTGCAGGGGGGCACCTGTCCGCCCTTGTGAGTAACAGCTATGCTAAAAGGACTTATGAGCAGGTGGACGAGGCGGATAACGAAAGTTGCAGGCCCGATTTTACCATATTGGTTTACCCGGCTTACCTGGTTAATGATAAAGAAGATGGTAAACTGGCCCCCGAAATACAGGTAAGTGCCAATACCCCGCCAACTTTTATCATGCAAACGGAGGATGATCCTATAAATGTGGAAAATGCTTTGTATTATTACCTCGCGTTAAAAAAAGCCGGGGTTTCAGCCGAGATGCATTTGTATCCATCAGGCGGGCACGGTTATGGCATCAGGAATAAAACCGGCGGCACTGCGGTTTACCCCCAATTGATCGAAAAGTGGCTTGCCGGTAATAAATTTTAA
- a CDS encoding cold-shock protein — protein sequence MQKEGTVKFFNTQKGFGFISQNDNRNEIFVHSTGLIDSIRENDKVQFDVEEGKKGLNAINVKVIN from the coding sequence ATGCAAAAAGAAGGAACAGTAAAGTTTTTCAATACCCAAAAGGGTTTTGGATTCATTTCACAGAACGATAACAGGAACGAAATTTTCGTTCACTCTACCGGCTTAATCGATAGCATCCGTGAAAATGATAAAGTACAATTTGATGTTGAAGAAGGCAAAAAAGGCCTGAACGCAATAAATGTAAAAGTTATCAACTAA
- a CDS encoding SDR family NAD(P)-dependent oxidoreductase: MTFDFSGKNIVITGGTRGIGRAAAELFAAAGGNVILTYRSDAETAGQTLRALTGEGHQIYQLDVSDPPAIQNFFSWYSDRFDKLDVLVNNAGVYLEHKILETDFENWQKNWEETIKANLTGPANMCFFAVKLMARNKYGKIINISSRGAFRGKPDHPGYGASKAGLNAMSQSLAIALAPTGISVHIIAPGFVETEMAASALSGEPGEAIKRQSPFGRVAKPEEVARLIAVYAGDGLEFTSAGIVDINGASYLRS, encoded by the coding sequence ATGACTTTTGATTTTTCGGGTAAAAATATTGTGATTACCGGTGGCACGCGTGGTATTGGCAGGGCCGCAGCAGAATTGTTTGCAGCAGCGGGCGGCAACGTTATACTCACTTACCGTTCCGACGCGGAGACCGCCGGGCAAACTTTAAGGGCGTTAACCGGAGAAGGGCATCAAATTTATCAACTTGATGTAAGCGATCCGCCTGCCATCCAAAACTTTTTCAGTTGGTATTCCGATCGTTTTGATAAGCTGGATGTATTGGTCAATAATGCAGGCGTATATCTTGAACACAAGATACTGGAAACGGATTTTGAAAACTGGCAGAAAAACTGGGAAGAAACCATAAAAGCTAACCTAACCGGACCGGCCAACATGTGTTTTTTTGCAGTGAAGCTGATGGCCAGGAACAAATACGGAAAGATTATTAACATATCCTCGAGAGGCGCTTTCAGAGGCAAACCTGATCACCCTGGCTATGGGGCCAGTAAAGCCGGCTTAAATGCGATGAGCCAGTCGCTGGCAATTGCTTTGGCGCCCACAGGCATCAGTGTACATATTATAGCGCCTGGTTTTGTGGAAACTGAAATGGCGGCAAGTGCTTTAAGCGGCGAGCCGGGAGAGGCGATAAAAAGGCAAAGCCCGTTTGGCAGGGTGGCTAAACCCGAAGAGGTGGCCCGCTTGATTGCCGTATATGCCGGCGATGGTTTGGAATTTACCAGCGCCGGCATAGTCGACATTAATGGCGCTTCTTATTTAAGAAGCTGA
- a CDS encoding serine hydrolase domain-containing protein: MKRIIIQYLLFIFVVALPFVAGAQVIQITGKANPEVSTERLKRIDTLVQDYLDKGWIKGIVTLVVKDNQVVQYKGYGYADAETKKPMEKDAIFRIMSQTKGITSVGMMILYEHGKFLLDEPIADFIPEFRHPAVIDKFNAADTTYTTVPAKREITFRDLLTHSSGIDYTDIGTKAGSAIYAKAHIPSGLGYFDANLLDKMKILAKQPLMFQPGEKWQYGLNSDLLGCLIEVISGMSLDDFFAKNIFQPLGMKDTYFNVPASKAGRMATVYTEDSLQHVIKWNHTFRHIDPDYPLMKKHYFSGGAGLSGTAFDYAIFMQMLLNGGIYNGHRILSPRTIQMMTSSQLDFPFNGIDNFGLGFGIASAKSAARTARTEGTFSWGGYYGTSYFADPNKHMVCLIMTQQSPNSHGDIIPKIEAIIYSSLLK, from the coding sequence ATGAAAAGAATCATTATACAGTATTTACTATTCATATTCGTTGTAGCCCTGCCCTTTGTTGCCGGCGCGCAGGTGATACAAATTACGGGTAAGGCAAATCCGGAAGTAAGCACAGAAAGGTTGAAAAGAATTGACACCCTGGTGCAGGATTACCTGGATAAGGGATGGATTAAAGGTATTGTAACGCTGGTAGTTAAAGATAACCAGGTGGTGCAGTATAAAGGTTATGGCTATGCTGATGCGGAGACCAAAAAACCAATGGAAAAAGATGCCATTTTCCGGATCATGAGCCAAACAAAGGGCATCACAAGTGTGGGCATGATGATCCTTTATGAGCATGGCAAGTTTTTGCTGGATGAACCCATCGCTGATTTTATCCCCGAATTCAGGCACCCGGCGGTTATTGATAAATTTAACGCTGCGGACACTACCTATACAACGGTGCCGGCTAAAAGAGAGATCACCTTCCGCGACTTGCTTACGCATAGCTCCGGAATCGACTACACAGATATTGGTACCAAAGCCGGTAGCGCCATTTATGCAAAAGCGCATATTCCTTCAGGGCTCGGGTATTTTGATGCAAACCTGCTGGATAAGATGAAAATACTGGCCAAACAGCCCCTGATGTTTCAGCCCGGCGAAAAATGGCAATATGGCTTAAACTCCGATTTATTGGGCTGTTTAATTGAAGTGATCAGCGGCATGTCGCTTGATGATTTTTTTGCCAAAAATATTTTTCAACCCCTGGGTATGAAGGATACTTATTTTAACGTACCGGCTTCAAAAGCCGGCCGCATGGCAACCGTTTATACTGAAGATTCCTTACAGCACGTTATTAAATGGAACCACACCTTCCGGCACATTGATCCGGATTACCCGCTTATGAAAAAACATTATTTTTCGGGCGGCGCCGGCTTATCGGGTACAGCATTTGATTATGCCATTTTTATGCAGATGTTGCTAAACGGTGGCATTTATAACGGGCACAGGATACTTTCGCCGCGTACCATCCAAATGATGACCAGCAGCCAGCTCGATTTTCCGTTTAACGGGATAGATAACTTCGGCCTGGGCTTCGGGATCGCAAGTGCAAAATCTGCTGCCAGAACAGCACGCACCGAAGGTACTTTTTCGTGGGGCGGTTATTACGGCACATCCTATTTTGCTGACCCGAACAAACATATGGTATGTCTTATCATGACGCAGCAATCGCCAAACAGCCACGGTGATATCATACCGAAGATTGAAGCGATCATCTATTCAAGCCTGTTAAAATGA
- a CDS encoding RNA polymerase sigma factor yields the protein MKNQELIPHLFRTEYRKIVSVLCKRFGFGQIETAEDIASDTFLTAAQTWAYKGAPPNPTAWLYKVAKNKARNHLIRNLTFETKIAPQIAASPGVEDVMEIDLSPQNISDSQLQMMFAICHPALSPGAQVGLALRILCGFGIDEIAEAFLSNKETINKRLYRAREKLREEKIKIEFPGTAEIEERLENVLTTIYLLFSEGYYSVSQNQTLRQDLCLEAMRLCTMLIENKSTCKPQVYALLALMYFHASRFEARINKNGELVLYDDQDTGLWNMELISKGAYYLKCASVGAVLSKYHLQAGIAWWNTQKADTEEKWENILQLYNRLLQLDYSPVAALNRTYALSKANGKTEAIAEAEKLKLIDNQFYFALLGELYAGIDNEKAKQNFEKAFSLAKTQADKQAMQNKINKL from the coding sequence ATGAAAAACCAGGAGCTGATACCGCATTTATTCAGAACGGAATACCGGAAAATCGTTTCGGTTCTTTGCAAACGCTTTGGTTTTGGCCAGATAGAAACTGCTGAAGATATTGCCAGTGATACCTTTTTAACTGCCGCCCAAACCTGGGCATATAAGGGCGCTCCCCCAAATCCCACAGCCTGGCTATATAAAGTTGCAAAAAACAAAGCAAGGAATCATCTGATCCGGAATTTGACCTTCGAAACGAAAATTGCGCCCCAGATTGCAGCTTCGCCTGGAGTTGAAGATGTAATGGAAATCGATTTATCGCCCCAAAACATCAGCGACAGCCAGTTGCAAATGATGTTTGCCATCTGTCACCCCGCTTTATCCCCTGGGGCACAAGTCGGTTTAGCATTACGCATACTTTGCGGGTTTGGCATCGACGAAATAGCAGAAGCATTCCTGTCAAATAAAGAAACCATCAATAAAAGGCTTTACCGCGCCAGGGAAAAATTAAGGGAAGAGAAGATAAAGATTGAGTTTCCGGGCACTGCTGAAATTGAAGAACGGCTTGAAAATGTACTAACAACCATTTACCTGCTTTTTAGCGAGGGCTATTATTCGGTGAGCCAAAACCAAACACTCCGGCAGGATCTATGCCTCGAAGCCATGCGTTTATGCACTATGCTTATCGAAAATAAAAGCACCTGTAAACCGCAGGTTTATGCTTTGCTTGCCCTCATGTATTTTCATGCTTCGAGGTTTGAGGCAAGGATAAATAAAAACGGCGAACTGGTGTTATATGATGACCAGGATACTGGTTTATGGAACATGGAACTGATCAGTAAAGGCGCTTATTATTTAAAATGTGCCTCGGTGGGCGCCGTACTATCAAAATATCACCTGCAGGCAGGCATCGCCTGGTGGAACACGCAAAAAGCTGATACCGAAGAGAAGTGGGAGAATATTTTGCAGTTGTATAACCGCTTGCTTCAGTTGGATTATTCACCTGTCGCTGCGCTTAACAGAACCTACGCACTTTCAAAAGCAAACGGAAAGACTGAAGCAATCGCAGAAGCGGAGAAACTGAAGCTTATTGATAACCAATTTTATTTTGCCCTGCTTGGCGAACTTTATGCCGGCATTGACAATGAAAAAGCAAAACAAAATTTTGAAAAGGCTTTTTCATTGGCAAAAACACAGGCCGACAAGCAGGCGATGCAAAATAAAATAAACAAACTTTAA
- a CDS encoding amylosucrase produces the protein MYNSSIHQHINAALQKNNIDIAGADNLFYTRMIANADAVYNLYNEIYGNHPESESTFAELTAVIIQSYKTRSAVLKKKDFEKENRGNWFLSNEITGMSLYVDRFSANLKGLGNKLDHFEKLGVNLLHLLPVFESPAGESDGGYAVSDFRKVDQRFGSLDDLKAVRKKMDKMGMYLMQDIVLNHTSRRHEWAEKARQGDAKYQDYFYMFDDRVIPDEYEKAMPEIFPESAPGNFTWIPECNKWVMTVFHNYQWDLNFTNPAVLVDMLDHIFFYANIGVDILRIDAPAFIWKQKGTNCQNLPQAHTLLRLIKQCVIAAAPGMAILGEAIVSPEEIMKYFGTGEYTAKECDFAYNATQMALQWDMLATGDTRVMLAAQPGLLKKPYGTSWITYTRCHDDIGLAYDDHMIRAAGYDPYLHRKYLKEYYEGSLPGSPSKGALFSANPKTGDARISGTLASLCGLEKAIKADDNAAINQSINKILLMQAHSFFLGGVPMLFYGDELGYCNDYSYLDDPGKSYDNRWMHRPVIDWEKNKKIDKPGTIEQRIFSATQKLISIRKKLPVIGDYKNIAWLPPFNIHVAAYLRTLGGHQFYGVFNFSEEPCYLKWSAFKDKGITPLKFYDHIAAKEVVAGPDNEHLIIGGYGFYLFSVVDSNK, from the coding sequence GTGTACAATTCTTCTATCCATCAGCATATCAATGCTGCATTACAAAAAAACAATATCGACATCGCCGGGGCCGACAACCTCTTCTATACCCGGATGATCGCCAACGCTGATGCGGTATATAATTTATACAACGAGATCTATGGTAATCATCCTGAAAGTGAAAGCACATTTGCTGAATTGACAGCGGTGATCATCCAGTCATACAAAACACGCTCAGCTGTTTTAAAAAAGAAAGATTTTGAAAAGGAAAACAGGGGAAACTGGTTTTTAAGCAACGAAATTACGGGGATGAGCCTGTATGTCGACCGTTTTAGCGCAAACCTAAAAGGGCTGGGTAACAAGCTGGATCATTTTGAAAAGCTGGGTGTTAACCTGCTGCATCTGCTCCCCGTTTTTGAGAGCCCGGCAGGCGAAAGCGACGGCGGCTATGCTGTTTCCGATTTCAGGAAGGTTGATCAGCGTTTTGGTTCGCTGGATGATCTGAAAGCCGTCCGTAAAAAGATGGATAAAATGGGCATGTACCTGATGCAGGATATCGTACTGAACCATACGTCGCGCCGCCATGAGTGGGCCGAAAAAGCAAGGCAGGGCGATGCCAAATACCAGGATTATTTTTACATGTTTGACGACAGGGTTATTCCTGATGAATATGAAAAAGCTATGCCGGAGATTTTCCCGGAAAGCGCCCCCGGAAATTTTACCTGGATCCCTGAATGCAACAAATGGGTGATGACGGTATTCCACAATTACCAGTGGGACCTAAACTTTACCAATCCAGCCGTATTGGTGGATATGCTTGATCATATTTTCTTTTACGCCAATATCGGGGTTGATATTTTGCGGATAGATGCCCCGGCGTTTATCTGGAAGCAAAAGGGCACCAATTGCCAGAATCTGCCGCAGGCGCATACTTTACTGCGTTTAATAAAACAGTGCGTGATTGCTGCTGCGCCGGGGATGGCGATTTTAGGCGAAGCCATTGTTAGCCCCGAAGAGATCATGAAATACTTCGGTACCGGAGAATATACGGCTAAGGAATGCGATTTTGCCTATAACGCCACACAAATGGCGCTGCAGTGGGATATGCTGGCTACCGGCGATACGCGCGTCATGCTGGCGGCGCAACCCGGTCTATTGAAAAAGCCTTACGGTACTTCCTGGATCACTTATACCCGTTGCCATGACGATATTGGCCTGGCCTATGACGACCACATGATCCGGGCTGCGGGATACGACCCATACCTTCATCGCAAATACCTGAAGGAATACTATGAAGGCAGTTTGCCCGGCAGCCCTTCAAAAGGGGCCTTGTTTTCCGCCAACCCCAAAACCGGCGATGCACGGATCAGCGGTACGCTGGCATCGCTCTGCGGGCTCGAAAAAGCCATTAAAGCTGATGATAACGCTGCTATAAACCAGTCAATTAATAAAATTTTGCTGATGCAGGCGCACAGCTTTTTCCTGGGGGGCGTGCCGATGCTTTTTTATGGCGACGAACTGGGTTATTGCAATGATTACTCGTACCTGGATGACCCCGGCAAAAGTTATGATAACCGCTGGATGCACCGGCCCGTTATTGACTGGGAAAAGAATAAAAAAATTGACAAACCGGGAACGATTGAGCAAAGGATATTTTCAGCAACACAAAAATTGATAAGTATCCGCAAAAAATTACCCGTGATCGGCGATTATAAAAATATAGCCTGGCTGCCGCCTTTCAATATCCACGTCGCTGCCTATTTAAGAACGCTTGGCGGGCATCAGTTTTATGGTGTTTTTAATTTTAGTGAAGAACCCTGCTATTTAAAATGGAGCGCCTTTAAGGACAAAGGAATCACCCCGCTTAAATTTTACGACCATATTGCAGCAAAAGAAGTGGTTGCAGGCCCGGATAATGAGCATTTGATTATTGGAGGATACGGTTTTTATTTATTTTCTGTTGTTGACAGTAATAAGTAA
- a CDS encoding RNA recognition motif domain-containing protein, which produces MIKLFLGGFPLNITELELVMLVSPHGEVDTIKIVRDKKTGKCKGYAFLEMKDKEGADRAMEALDGSFMGDRQLSVKITIDKPVPVKKPSFKPNNSYSSSPASYVKVGRPGEDTKKKRPRKQF; this is translated from the coding sequence ATGATTAAACTTTTTTTGGGAGGCTTTCCCCTGAATATTACAGAACTGGAACTGGTGATGCTGGTTAGTCCCCACGGAGAAGTAGATACCATCAAAATTGTCCGCGATAAAAAAACCGGGAAATGCAAAGGCTACGCTTTTTTGGAGATGAAAGACAAAGAGGGTGCTGACAGGGCGATGGAAGCGCTTGATGGCTCGTTTATGGGCGACAGGCAATTAAGTGTAAAAATTACCATCGACAAGCCTGTCCCGGTAAAAAAGCCCTCATTTAAACCCAATAACAGTTATTCTTCATCACCTGCCTCCTATGTAAAGGTTGGAAGGCCTGGGGAGGATACAAAGAAGAAACGGCCCAGAAAGCAGTTTTAG
- a CDS encoding fatty acid desaturase, producing the protein MPFLDNVLQPPSYGWMDAKGELVKPSNGRIIREFFSRLNVFKSRKNWLPFFSWLKVLCFMPFFFLFVFKFMSPWMLLAAFAYSMIIMGTHGTIWHHRYCTHGAYKFRNNFWRFFTQNLTINVIPEEIYVVSHHVHHAKSDTPGDPYNAYGGFLYCFLADVNHQPIAKNLTEAEYNRVKLLMKHTGVTGNTYAQYQKWGSYVNPNRAILSWVLNWSFWYLAFYLMGGNALACTLFGAAGFWAIGVRTFNYEGHGKGKDKQREGIDFNRNDMSVNQIWPGFVAGEWHNNHHLFPRSARSGFMPHQVDMAWYYIRLMNRLGAISSYKDSKKQFYAKYHQPYLEQKTTGNVPAESGEKLITEVI; encoded by the coding sequence ATGCCATTTTTAGACAATGTACTGCAACCACCATCGTATGGATGGATGGATGCCAAAGGCGAACTGGTTAAACCCAGCAATGGAAGGATCATACGGGAGTTCTTTTCCAGACTTAATGTTTTTAAGTCCCGTAAAAACTGGCTCCCTTTTTTTAGCTGGCTTAAGGTGTTATGTTTTATGCCTTTCTTTTTTCTTTTTGTATTTAAATTCATGAGCCCCTGGATGCTGCTCGCGGCTTTTGCTTACAGCATGATCATTATGGGTACGCATGGCACAATTTGGCATCACCGCTATTGTACGCACGGTGCTTATAAATTCAGGAATAATTTCTGGCGGTTTTTTACGCAGAACCTTACCATTAATGTGATCCCCGAAGAAATTTATGTCGTGTCGCACCATGTGCACCATGCAAAATCTGATACGCCGGGCGATCCATATAACGCATACGGTGGCTTTTTATATTGTTTTTTGGCGGATGTAAACCATCAGCCAATAGCCAAGAACCTTACCGAAGCAGAATACAACCGCGTAAAATTATTAATGAAACATACCGGGGTAACAGGTAATACCTATGCGCAATATCAAAAATGGGGGTCGTACGTTAATCCCAACCGTGCAATTTTATCGTGGGTGCTCAACTGGTCGTTTTGGTACCTTGCATTTTACCTGATGGGCGGTAACGCTTTAGCCTGCACGTTATTTGGCGCTGCAGGCTTTTGGGCTATTGGTGTACGTACCTTTAATTATGAAGGACATGGTAAAGGTAAGGATAAACAACGCGAGGGTATTGATTTTAACCGGAATGACATGTCGGTAAACCAGATATGGCCGGGTTTTGTAGCCGGAGAATGGCATAACAACCATCACCTGTTCCCGCGTAGCGCACGCAGTGGCTTTATGCCGCACCAGGTAGATATGGCCTGGTATTATATCCGGCTGATGAACCGTCTTGGCGCCATCAGCAGTTATAAGGATTCAAAAAAACAATTTTACGCCAAATACCATCAACCTTACCTGGAGCAAAAAACAACGGGTAATGTTCCTGCTGAAAGCGGTGAAAAGTTGATTACAGAAGTAATATGA
- a CDS encoding GNAT family N-acetyltransferase codes for MGHVLDNPAWNALISGNKHLSFGNDSVRYFDKEVSPFAAFKENTDESFLLLHKILPHSGPVLFVSPVEVKIPDAWKVLREIGGLQMVYDKEGPLSETSPEVVSLNGEHVTQMLALTQLTNPGPFASRTIAFGHYNGIFEDDKLVAMAGQRLHPFNYTEVSAVCTHPDYTGKGYARLLLLAQIARMKAASNVPFLHVRDSNERAIKVYEDLGFNTRTNVYFYFMIKA; via the coding sequence ATGGGACATGTATTGGACAATCCGGCGTGGAATGCTTTGATCTCAGGCAACAAGCATCTTTCTTTTGGTAATGATTCGGTCAGGTATTTTGACAAAGAAGTCTCTCCTTTTGCTGCGTTTAAAGAAAATACAGATGAGAGTTTCCTGTTGCTTCATAAAATACTTCCTCATAGCGGGCCGGTATTATTTGTTAGCCCGGTTGAAGTGAAAATTCCGGACGCCTGGAAAGTGTTGCGGGAGATCGGCGGCTTACAGATGGTTTATGATAAAGAAGGGCCGTTATCTGAAACAAGCCCGGAAGTAGTCTCTTTAAACGGCGAACATGTAACCCAAATGCTGGCTCTCACTCAATTAACCAACCCGGGGCCCTTTGCCTCACGTACGATAGCTTTTGGTCATTACAACGGTATTTTCGAAGATGATAAATTGGTGGCCATGGCCGGCCAAAGGCTGCACCCCTTTAATTATACCGAGGTGAGCGCTGTTTGTACGCACCCTGATTATACCGGAAAAGGTTACGCCAGGCTACTATTACTTGCACAGATAGCCAGGATGAAAGCCGCTTCCAACGTCCCTTTTTTGCATGTCAGGGACAGTAATGAACGCGCTATTAAAGTTTATGAAGATCTTGGATTTAACACCCGGACAAATGTTTACTTTTATTTTATGATAAAAGCATAA